Proteins encoded together in one Ammospiza nelsoni isolate bAmmNel1 chromosome Z, bAmmNel1.pri, whole genome shotgun sequence window:
- the LOC132086470 gene encoding survival of motor neuron protein-like isoform X1 — translation MADAVLFRRGTGQSDDSDIWDDTALIKAYDKAVASFKNALKNGECSEPSDTQEQRLVIKRKKHKKNRNRNKSNTAALKQWKVGDSCSAVWSEDGNLYLATIASINQKRGTCVVTYTGYGNQEEQNLSDLLPPTSDETVNGMGHPGENANETPYSTDESEKSSQSPRNKSNCTKARFSPQNLRFPTPPPPAPGLGRSGSKFKAPPSFLSCWPPPFPPGPPLIPPPPPPMRPESAEDDEALGSMLIAWYMSGYHTGYYLGLKQSRMEAALERETHRK, via the exons ATGGCGGACGCGGTGCTGTTCCGGCGCGGCACCGGGCAG AGCGACGACTCGGACATCTGGGACGACACGGCCCTCATCAAGGCGTACGACAAGGCGGTGGCCTCCTTCAAG AATGCCTTAAAAAATGGGGAGTGCTCGGAGCCTTCAGACACGCAGGAGCAGCGCCTGgtgataaagagaaaaaaacataaaaagaacagaaataggAACAAGAGCAATACAGCAGCTTTGAAACAG TGGAAAGTTGGtgacagctgcagtgctgtttgGTCCGAGGATGGCAATTTGTATCTAGCAACTATTGCCTCCATCAACCAGAAGAGAGGCACGTGTGTTGTCACCTACACAGGATATGGAAATCAGGAGGAGCAGAActtatctgatttgcttcccCCAACCAGCGATGAAACAGTAAATGGGATGGGGCATCCTGGGGAG AATGCAAATGAGACTCCATATTCAACAGATGAAAGTGAAAAATCTTCCCAGTCACCTCGAAACAAAAGCAACTGCACAAAAGCAAGATTTTCCCCTCAAAACTTGAGATTTCccacaccaccaccaccagcccCAGGCCTAGGAAGA TCTGGATCAAAATTCAAGGCACCTCCTTCATTTTTATCATGCTGGCCCCCACCTTTCCCACCAGGACCACCA TtgattcctcctcctccaccaccCATGAGGCCAGAATCTGCTGAGGACGACGAAGCATTGGGGAGCATGTTGATAGCCTGGTACATGAGTGGTTACCACACTGGATATTACCTG GGTTTAAAACAAAGCCGAATGGAAGCAGCGCTGGAGAGAGAAACACATAGAAAGTAA
- the LOC132086470 gene encoding survival motor neuron protein-like isoform X3: protein MADAVLFRRGTGQSDDSDIWDDTALIKAYDKAVASFKNALKNGECSEPSDTQEQRLVIKRKKHKKNRNRNKSNTAALKQWKVGDSCSAVWSEDGNLYLATIASINQKRGTCVVTYTGYGNQEEQNLSDLLPPTSDETVNGMGHPGESGSKFKAPPSFLSCWPPPFPPGPPLIPPPPPPMRPESAEDDEALGSMLIAWYMSGYHTGYYLGLKQSRMEAALERETHRK, encoded by the exons ATGGCGGACGCGGTGCTGTTCCGGCGCGGCACCGGGCAG AGCGACGACTCGGACATCTGGGACGACACGGCCCTCATCAAGGCGTACGACAAGGCGGTGGCCTCCTTCAAG AATGCCTTAAAAAATGGGGAGTGCTCGGAGCCTTCAGACACGCAGGAGCAGCGCCTGgtgataaagagaaaaaaacataaaaagaacagaaataggAACAAGAGCAATACAGCAGCTTTGAAACAG TGGAAAGTTGGtgacagctgcagtgctgtttgGTCCGAGGATGGCAATTTGTATCTAGCAACTATTGCCTCCATCAACCAGAAGAGAGGCACGTGTGTTGTCACCTACACAGGATATGGAAATCAGGAGGAGCAGAActtatctgatttgcttcccCCAACCAGCGATGAAACAGTAAATGGGATGGGGCATCCTGGGGAG TCTGGATCAAAATTCAAGGCACCTCCTTCATTTTTATCATGCTGGCCCCCACCTTTCCCACCAGGACCACCA TtgattcctcctcctccaccaccCATGAGGCCAGAATCTGCTGAGGACGACGAAGCATTGGGGAGCATGTTGATAGCCTGGTACATGAGTGGTTACCACACTGGATATTACCTG GGTTTAAAACAAAGCCGAATGGAAGCAGCGCTGGAGAGAGAAACACATAGAAAGTAA
- the LOC132086470 gene encoding survival of motor neuron protein-like isoform X2: MADAVLFRRGTGQSDDSDIWDDTALIKAYDKAVASFKNALKNGECSEPSDTQEQRLVIKRKKHKKNRNRNKSNTAALKQWKVGDSCSAVWSEDGNLYLATIASINQKRGTCVVTYTGYGNQEEQNLSDLLPPTSDETNANETPYSTDESEKSSQSPRNKSNCTKARFSPQNLRFPTPPPPAPGLGRSGSKFKAPPSFLSCWPPPFPPGPPLIPPPPPPMRPESAEDDEALGSMLIAWYMSGYHTGYYLGLKQSRMEAALERETHRK, encoded by the exons ATGGCGGACGCGGTGCTGTTCCGGCGCGGCACCGGGCAG AGCGACGACTCGGACATCTGGGACGACACGGCCCTCATCAAGGCGTACGACAAGGCGGTGGCCTCCTTCAAG AATGCCTTAAAAAATGGGGAGTGCTCGGAGCCTTCAGACACGCAGGAGCAGCGCCTGgtgataaagagaaaaaaacataaaaagaacagaaataggAACAAGAGCAATACAGCAGCTTTGAAACAG TGGAAAGTTGGtgacagctgcagtgctgtttgGTCCGAGGATGGCAATTTGTATCTAGCAACTATTGCCTCCATCAACCAGAAGAGAGGCACGTGTGTTGTCACCTACACAGGATATGGAAATCAGGAGGAGCAGAActtatctgatttgcttcccCCAACCAGCGATGAAACA AATGCAAATGAGACTCCATATTCAACAGATGAAAGTGAAAAATCTTCCCAGTCACCTCGAAACAAAAGCAACTGCACAAAAGCAAGATTTTCCCCTCAAAACTTGAGATTTCccacaccaccaccaccagcccCAGGCCTAGGAAGA TCTGGATCAAAATTCAAGGCACCTCCTTCATTTTTATCATGCTGGCCCCCACCTTTCCCACCAGGACCACCA TtgattcctcctcctccaccaccCATGAGGCCAGAATCTGCTGAGGACGACGAAGCATTGGGGAGCATGTTGATAGCCTGGTACATGAGTGGTTACCACACTGGATATTACCTG GGTTTAAAACAAAGCCGAATGGAAGCAGCGCTGGAGAGAGAAACACATAGAAAGTAA